Part of the Polyangiaceae bacterium genome, CGCCCTGGCGCGCTGTTGAAGGTAGGATGATGAGCGTGTCGAGATCGGGTGCCCTGCTGCTCGCCCTCGCGTGCTTCGCCGGCTGCGGCGACGAAGGCGGCGGCTCGCCGGCCAAGACCTGCGTGGCGGGCAAGCAGGTCGAGTGCGCCTGCCCCGGCGGCGGGCTGGGCGTGAAGGCGTGCCGCGCGGACGGCCTCGGCTACGACGCCTGCGTCGGCTGCGGCGGCGGCGGGGGAAGCGGCGGCTCGAGCGGCAGCGGCGGCTCGAGCGGCAGCGGGGGAAGCGGCGGTTCGAGCGGCAGCGGGGGCGGCAGCGGCGGCAAGCGCAGCGGCCCGGTGGTGCTGGACGGCAGCTCGCTCAGCGACGACCAGGGTCGCTTCAACGCGCTCGGCGCGACGATGATGTGGGCGGCCTGGGGCTACAAGCACGACAAGGCGCGGCTCGAGCAGAACCTGGCGTTCCTGGCGCAGCACGGCTTTCATTACGTGCGCGCGCTGGGAGTGGTGGGCGACTACTCGGCGAACGACTACTGGGACGGTCGCGAGATCGACTGGCACTGGCCGGACTACGACCAGGTCATCGCGGGGCTCACGGATCTGGCCTACGACCAATACGGCCTGCGCATCGAGTGGACGCTGATCGGCGACGGGCAGAAGAACTTGCCCAACCCCGCGGACCGCCAGGCGCTGGTGGATCGCTTCGTCGCCATGTCGCAGGGACGCGAGCACAAGATCATCCACTTCGAGCTCGCGAACGAGGCGTGGCAGAACGGCTTTGGGGGCGCCCAGGGCGAGTCCGAGCTGCGCGCGCTGACGCAGTACCTGAACGGCAAGACGAACATCCTGGTGGCCGCCTCGGCGCCGGATCCGAGCGTCTGCTCGGCCACGCAGGCGCTCTACGCCGGCGGCATCGCCGATCTGGCCACGCTGCACTTCGATCGCGACGTGGGCCAGGTGGACGGCCACTGGCGCCCGGTCTGGCAGCCCTGGTGGGTCCACGGCTGCGCCGGCATCCCGGTCGCCAGCAACAACGAGCCCATCGGTCCCGGCGCCTCGGTGTCGAGCGAAAACGGCGTGCTCGAGCTGGTGACGGGCGCCGTGGCCAGCTACGTGTCGGGCCTGCCGCTGCACGTGTTTCACTCGAGCGCCGGCGTGCGCGGGGATCAGAACCTGTGGGAGATGTCCGGCGCGGACGCCTTCTCGGCGCTGCCGTCGTACGTGCCGGGAGATCTCGCCTCCTGGGCGCGGCGCGATCCCAAGGCCAGCGACGCCCCGCTCCGCTTCTACGCGGAGGAAGGCGGTCAGGCGAAGCCGGACGTGATGTGGCCGGAGCTCTCCGCTCCCGAGAGCGGGGTCGTCGCGGCGCCGGGCAGCGTGAGCGGGAAGAGCTTCCTGGTGCTGCCGCTCGGCATCCTGAACCAGGCTCAGATGGAGGCGCGGGCGGCGCTGTCACTGGAGGTCGTGGACGTCGTAACCGGTCAGGTCGTCGCGCAGCACGAGCTCGCCGCCGGGCAGAAGCTCAGCCTGGGCGGCGCGGGCGCGCGGGTCCTGCGCGGCACCTTGAAGTGAGGGGGTGGGCTCGAGGGGACGCCGAGTCGGCATGCATCATCCGACGCATCACGCGCTGAAAAACGCTGCAATCTCCTGGCCGTGCGCGGTCCGACGACAAGGGGGTCTATGGTCTATGTCTGACGCTTCCTTTGCCGGAGGCCCAACCCTAAACTGGGAGACTTGCTAAGCGACGAGATGGAGTCGGAGCGTTCCAGCGTGCTTCTGGTCGATGACGACGACGCCGTCCGCGGCGTGTACTCTCGCGTGCTGACTTCGGCGGGCTTCAACGTCTTCCCGGCGTCGGACGGGGCTGGCGCCCTCGAGCTCCTCGAGCGCGGCGCCTTCGACGCCGTGGTCAGCGACATCTCCATGCCGGGTATGGACGGCGTTCAGCTCCTACGCGAAGTGCGCCGCCGCGACCGTGACTTGCCCGTGATCTTGATGACAGGCGGTCCGACGCTCGAGACGGCCCTGCGGGCCATCGACTACGGCGTGATGAAGTACCTGATGAAGCCGGTCTCGTCGGAAAACATCACCGAGGCGGTCCGTCGCGCGGTGCGCCTGTACCACCTCGGCAGGGCAAAGCGGGAGGCCCTCCGTGCTCTCGGGACCATGACCGGCGAAGCTTCCGACCGCGCCGGGCTCGAGACCAGCTTCGATCGCGCACTCGACTCGCTCTGGATGGCGTTTCAGCCGATCGTCAGCGCCGCCGACCGGCAGGTGTTTGCGTACGAGGCGCTGCTCAGGAGCGAGGAGCCCACGTTGCCTCATCCGGTGCTGTGGATGATCTGGGAGCGGGGTACGCCGGCCTCGCCAGTTTCGTTCAGATGGAGCCGGACTTCGTGAAGCTGGACATGTCGCTGATCCGCGGGCTCCACCAGAGCTCCCTGAAGCGGCGCCTGGTCCGCTCGATGACCTCGCTCTGCCAGGAGATGGGGCTCGGCGTCATCGCCGAAGGCGTCGAGACCCCGGAAGAACGGGATTCCCTGGTGGATCTCGGTCTGGACCTCCTTCAGGGCTACCACTTCTCGAAACCGGCGCGGCCGTTCGCGCAGGCAAACTGGTGACCGAACCGCTGGGGCTTGTCTCCCATACGCGGCATCAGCACGGGTTCAGCGCCTTCATGGGAACAACACCGCCCGTCCCTGACCCTCCCCAGCTCGCCAGCAGCGTTCCGGAGAGCCTGACCGAGGGGTGTTTGCCCGTGCCGCAGACTAATCCTCGGGGGGACCAGCGATGAGTGAAGTCGACGATCCGGCTGCAGCAGCGAGCGATGCGATCGCTTCCGATCTCCGCTTGCTGTTCGAGTCGTCGCCGGACGTTCTCCTGGTACTTCTCCCAGACGCGCCGAGATTCACGATGGTCGCGGCGACGGACGCACGCCTGGCCGCGACCCAAACCACGCGAGAGAAGACGATGGGTAGGCCGCTCTTCGAGGTCTTCCCAGACAACCCGGACGATCCCGAGGCCACCGGTGCGAGCAACCTCCGGGCATCGCTCGAGCGAGCGCTGGCGACGCGTGCACCCGACACGATGGCCGTGCAGCGTTATGACATCCGCGGCCCAGACGGCACGTTCCAGACGAAGTACTGGAGCCCAAAGAACATCCCGGTCCTCTCCCGCTCCGGCGAAGTGCTCTACATCCTGCATCGGGTCGAAGACGTCACCAACTTGGTCGAGGCGACCGAGCTCGGCCAAGTGCTGCGTGACAAGACGCAAGCCATGGAACGGGAGGTCATCAAGCGCAGCCAAGAGCTGGCCGCAGCCAATCGCGAGCTCCGCGACGCGAACGTCAAGCTCGGAGAGCTCGACGCCGCGAAGACCGCCTTTTTCAGCAACGTGAGCCACGAGTTCCGTACACCGCTCACCTTGATGCTCGGGCCGATCGAGGACGCGCTCCGTCGGGAGTCGACTCTCGGCGGCGAGCCCCTTCGCGCAGTCCACCGCAGCGCCGTCCGCTTGCTTCGTCTGGTCAACAGTCTCCTGGACTTCTCGCGCATCGAGGCGGGGCGGCTCGATGCGCGCTTCGAAGCGACGGATCTGGCAGCGCTCACGGCGGGGCTTGCGGGTGCGTTCCAGTCACTCATCGAGTCCGCCGGGCTGTCACTGGTGGTGGATTGCCCAAGCCTGCGCCAACCGGTCTTCGTCGATCGCTCGCAGTGGGAGAGGGTCGTTTCGAACCTCCTCTCGAACGCATTCAAGTTCACCTTGGAAGGCGAGATCGCCGTGCGGTTGCGGGAGCACGGCGACCGAGTCGACCTCGTGGTCAGCGACACGGGGACGGGTATCCCGGAGGACGAGCAGAAACGCGTCTTCGAGCGTTTCCATCGCGTGGAGAACTCGCACGGGCGAAGCTTCGAGGGGACAGGCATCGGCCTGGCGCTCGTGCGGGAGATCGTCAGCCTGCACGGAGGCTCGATCCGCGTGGAGAGCGCAGTGGGCCGCGGGAGCACTTTCACAGTCTCGATTCCGCTCGGCTCCGCCCACCTGCCGAAGGACCGCATCGTAGTCGCAAGCGACACCGACGAGAGTGCAAGGGGAGGCGTAGCCACGCCATTCGTTCTCGAAGCGTCTCAGTGGATACCCGCTGACGCACGCGCCGCTTCCCCGGAGCAACCGGCGGCGGAACCGTCGCCGGCGGACCGTGAGAGGATCCTCGTCGTCGACGACAACGCAGACATGCGCAACTACATCGTCAGCCTGCTCAGCCCGCACTGGACCGTCGATACTGCGGCCGATGGCGAGGCCGCTCTGGCGCAGATCGGGACGGCCGTGCCCAACCTCGTCTTGAGCGACGTGATGATGCCACGCATGGGCGGGTTCGCGCTCCTCCGCGCCCTCCGCGCCATACCCGCAACGCGGCCAATCCCGGTGATCCTCCTCTCGGCGCGCGCCGGGGAAGAGGCCGTTGTAGAGGGGCTCGAAGCCGGGGCTGACGACTACCTGCTCAAGCCTTTCTCGGCGCGCGAGCTGCTCACGCGGGTGCGCGCCCACTTGGACGCCGCTCGTTCGCGGACGAGCGTTTTGCGCGCGAGCGAGACGCGGTTCCGGCGCCTTGCCGAGTCCGGCATCATCGGCGTCACCGTCTCTGACGCGGACGGACGGATTCTCGAGGCGAACGACGCATTCTTGGGCATGACCGGGTGCTCGCGCGAGCAGCTGCTCGCGGGCGAGGTCGTCTGGGAGCTTCTCGCGCCGGCGGGGCGCGACGCGTCGGCAGGGGCGCGGGCCAGCGAGGCGGAATACCGGTGCAAGGATGGACGCCGCGTCCCCGTGCTGGTCGCACTCGCGCCGCTCGAGAACGGAGAGTACATCTCCATCGCCCTCGACCTCTCCGAGCGCAAGCGCCTGGAAGAACAATTTCGCCAAGCGCAAAAGATGGAGGCTGTCGGGCGCCTCGCCGGCGGGATCGCCCACGACTTCAACAACATGTTGTCGGTCATCCTGAGCTACGCGGAGATGATCGGCGCGGACCTCGACGCGGACGAACCGCTCCGCGCGGACGTCGAGCAGATAAGCGCGGCTGCGGTTCGTGCGACGGAGCTCACGCGCCAGCTCCTCGCGTTCAGCCGCCAGCAGGTGCTGGAGCCGAAGGTGCTTTCCCTCAACAACATCGTGGCTGGCATGGAGAAGATGCTCCGCCGCTTGCTCGGCGCCGACATCACTCTCACCGTCTTGCCGGAGAGCGGGCTCTGGAACGTCGAGGCCGATCCTGGCCAGATCGAGCAGATCGTGATGAACCTCGCCGTCAACGCGCGAGATGCGATGCCGCAGGGCGGAAAGCTGACGATCCGAACCGCAAACGTCGAGCTGGACGCGGATTACGCCGCCGTACACCACGACGTGCAGCCTGGCGCGTATGTGATGCTCGCCGCGAGCGACACTGGAATCGGCATCGACGCGGCGACGCAGGCCCGAATATTCGAGCCTTTCTTCACCACGAAAGAGAAAGGCAAGGGGACGGGGCTCGGCCTCGCGACGGTGTTCGGCATCGTCAAGCAGAGTCGCGGCCACATCTGGGTCTACAGCGAACCCGGCGAGGGCGCGACGTTCAAGGTCTACTTCCCCCGGGTGAGCGGCGCGGAGGCGGTGTCGTCGAATCGCCCGCCACTGGCGTCGCTCCACGGCGACGAAACCATCTTGCTCGTCGAAGACGACGCCCAAGTGCGTACGCTCGCCCGGAGCATCCTGCGCCGGCACGGTTACGTCGTACTGGAAGCCGCCAACGGCGGTGAGGCCCTTCTCATCTGCGAGCAGCACGGCGCGAAGATCGATCTGCTCCTCACCGACGTCGTCCTGCCGCTCATGAGCGGCAGGCAAATCGCCGAGCGTCTCAGAGCGATGCGACCGGGACTCAAGGTGCTCTTCATGTCGGGCTACACCGACGATGCCATCCTCCAGCACGGTATCCTCGACTCCGGCGTCGCTTACCTCCAGAAGCCGCTCACGCCTGCGTCGCTGACGCGCAAGGTCCGCGAGGTCATCGAGCGCAACAACGGGAACGGTAACCGGTAGGTGGCGAGCCAGCGGCAGCGCAGGGGGCTCACGCGCCAAGAAGGCAGCTCAGTCTTCGGACGAGTCGCCCGGCCGAGTGGAGAAGGCGACCGAGTGCGCGAGAGTCGCGAGCCGCGCGGCCACGTAGTCCAGCTGCCTCTCGTCTGAGCTCAACACCAGGAACTGGTACCCGGGTGGGGTGAGCCAGATGGGGCCCAGCTCGTAGCCGATGTCGAACGTGCCCATCCCCAGCGCGGAGCTCGCGAAGAATGGGTCCGCCGATTCGTCGTGGAAGATGACCCAGGGCGCTTGTTCGAGCTCGGGCACCGCCTCGGCGAGGACTCGACGCGTTTGCAGGACGGCCAGCGCGATGGGGTTCGTCTCGGTCAAGACAACCAGCGGGTGAGCCCCCGACCCCCGAAGCACCGTCAGGCGGCTGATGTGCCGGGCGAAGCGTTCGAGCGGCCATCCCTGGCCGTCGATCAGCCGCTGCGCGTCGGCGCCGGCGCGGAGCAGCAGGGCCATACACTGCTCCCTGGCCGCCGGGCGAAGCGGTAGCCCCTGCGGGAGCAGAGTGAGTCGCGTGACGTGAGGATGCAGACTCTCAGAATGCCACTGCGGACGCCGGCTTGCAGCGTTAGCTGCACGCAGTTCCGCACAAGTCCGGACATGAGAGTCCACTGACCTCGGATACGCTTCTGTCTACTGACCGGTCGTGGGCGGCGCCGGAGGGCGCTGCGGAGTGCCCCCCTCACCCGACTGCTGCCTCCGACGCCACCTTCGGCCGGTCAGTCGCGCGCCTACTTCGGCGCCACAGCCTTGAGCGCCTCGTCCGCGGTCTTCTTGGCGTCGGCGGGGTCCAACTTCGCCTTCTCGGCATCCTTCTCCGACTCGTCCGCGGCCTTCTTCGCCTTCGCCGCGTCGTCCTTGGCCTTCGCTGCGGAATCCTCAGCCGCGCGCACCTGACGCATCGCCGCTATGAACGCGGCGTTCGAGTCGGTCCGCGAAGCGATCCACGCCGACTTCGCCTGCACGCGCGTCGCGAAGGCGTCCTTCGGATCCTGGACCACGGCCGCGTTCGCCTCCGACGCCGCTTTCGACGCCGCGTCGGACCGACCCAGCAGGAACGCCCCGGCGCCGATCGCGATGAGCCCACCGGCTGCAATGAGCAGCCCGCGCTGCTTCTGCACGACGTTGCTCCCGCCATCGTCCGGGCCGACGATGCTGCCGGTCGCGACCGCCCCCGTGCCCACGGCGAGGGAGCTGATCCCCCAGATGCTGTACTGGGACGAGTCCATCGTGGCGGCGTCCACCACCGTCGAGCAGAACTTCCTCCCGTCGAATCGTGCACGAACGTGCCGAAAACGCCGACGTCGCGGCGTCTCGAAACGACGCTCATGGATCATCCGATGCGGGTCGGTGCGTCACAGTTTGTTACGTCGCGCGCGCTGCGAAGAGCGGCGGAGGCCGGGAATCTGCCACTTTAAGGATGGTATGAGCCGTGCACCCGGCCTGAGCGGATGAGCGCGCCGAACAGATGCAGGAAGGGCTGGGTGCTCGCGGTAGCCCTGAACAGCACGTGCGCGTGTGGGGCGCGCGGGTCCTGCGCGGCACCTTGAAGTGAGGGGGTTGGCTCGAGGGGACGCCGAGTCGGCATGCGTCATCCGACGCATCACGCGCTGAAAAACGCTGCAATCTCCTGGCCGTGCGCGGTCCGACGCATCGTCTTTCCAGCGTTTCGTGGCGTCTTGGCTCCGAGTGCGGCGCGAGCCGCCATGCCCAAAGGACCCTCATGAGCAGTCAACGTCCCCTCGTCATCGCGGCCGCCGCGTTCGGCGCGCTCGCTCTCCTCGGAGCCGGCATCTGGCTCGGTCGAGCCTCGAGCGCCGCCGCGGAGAAGCCCATGTCCACGGAGCGCGAGGCCGCCTACCGGCGCCTGATCGACGAGGCCAACGCCCGCATCGCACGCCAGAACCAGATGCTCGCGGCGGCATCGAGGCCCGAAGGCCCGAAGGCCCAACCCGGCATCGACGCGAACGCCGCCGCCGCCGCCGCCTATCGACGCGCGCCCGGTGCGCGGCTCTCCCGCCCGCCGGAGCTGGTGTCCTACCGCGGCCTCCCGGCCTACGAGGTCGTTCTGGACCGGGGCACGGTCTACGTGGACGCCTCGACCTCGGAGGTGCTGCACGACGGGACCACCCCCGCCGATGACGGCAGCGCCGCACCCTTGGCCCTGAATGGCAAGCGCAAGTCCAAGCACCACGAGGACCACGACGATCACGAGGACGACGATGACTGACTCGAAGCTGTCCCCGACGACGGCGAAATTGGTGCTGACCGTCGCGGCAGTCGCAGGCACGCTGGGCGGCTGGGTGGTCCTCGCGGCGCGCGAGCAGCCGAGCAGCCAAGCCCAGGCCACGGTGTCGAGTGATGACGAGCTGCCGGTGCTCGTCGAGGTCTCCGTCCCGGGCGCCGCAGCCGAACCTGCGCCCGCTCCTCGCCTGCGCGTGGTGAGCCAGCCACCGCCGCGGCCGATCACGCTGACTCGCTCTTCGAGGTGAAGCCGTGCTCTCCGTCGAGTGCCGAGCCATGGGAAGTCGGGTGTTCGTCGCGCTCGACGCGGAGCCGGAGCTCGCGCCTCGCTTCGACTTGCCCGGCTGGTTCGCCGAGCGCGAGCGCTGCTCGAGCCGCTTCCGCTCCGACAGCGAGCTCTGCCGCCTGAACGCCGAGAGCGGCGGGTGGGTGGCGGTGAGCGCGCCGCTGTTCGCCGAGATTGCAGCAGCGCTCGGCGCGGCCCGCTGGAGCGCCGGCCTCTCCACCCCCACCGTGCTCGAGGCGCTGGAGCGCGCGGGATACGATCGGAGCTTCGACCAGCTCGCGCCGGCCGATCGAGCTCGGGTGGACGGCGAGCCGGCCCCGAGCTTCGAGGAGATCCAGCTGGATGCCGACCGCTCCCGGGTATTCCTACCGCGGGGCGTGCGCCTGGATCTCGGCGGTACGGCCAAGGGCCGCGCCGCCGACGAGCTCTGCGCGAGCCTCGGGACCGCAGCACCGGCGCTGGTCGATGCTGGCGGAGACATCGCCGTCAGCGCCGCTCGAGCCGACGGCAGTCCCTGGCCGGTCGGGGTGGCGAGCCCGCTCGACGACGACGAGTGCCTGGCGACGCTCGCGCTCTCGCGCGGCGGTGTGGCGACCTCGGGACGCGACCATCGCCGCTGGCCGACCGCTCGCGGCGACGCCCACCACCTGATCGATCCCAGGACGGGACGACCCGCGGAGACCGACGTGCTCTCCGCCACCGTCGTCGGGAGCAGCGCTGCGCGGGCTGATGTCGCCGCCAAGGTGCTGCTGATCGCCGGCAGCGCTGCCGGGCTCGCCTGGCTCGAGCGCGAGCCCGACTTGGCGGCGTTGCTCGTCCTCGAGGGCGGCGCAACTCGGCAGAGCTCCCGCTGGGACCGTCACCTCTGGAGCACAACTTGAGCTCCCACGACATCTGGTATCTGACCCGCTCGAGCGGGCTCCTGGCCTTCGGGTTGGCGTGGTTCTCCGTGGTGCTCGGGCTGTTCGCCAGCCTGAAGCTGACCCGCGTGTGGCCGGGGCCAGCCATGGCCATCGACGTGCACGAACATGCGAGCCTCTTGGCCATCGGCTTCACGGCGCTGCACGCCCTGGCACCGACCGGCGATCGAGAATACGGCAGCGACGTGCTGGGCACGCTGCTCCCACTCCTGGCGCCCCGTCACTCGGCCGCGCTGGAGCTGGGGAAGCTGGCTCTCTGGCTGTTGGTGCTGGTCACGCTGAGCTTCTACGTGCGCAAGCGTATCGGGGGGCGTGCCTGGCGCGTGCTGCACTACGCTTCGTTCCTGGTGTACGTGCTGGCGCTGGTCCACGGGCTCTTCGCCGGCACCGACTCGGCCTCACCCGCGGGCGTGGCCTTCTACGGCGGGACGACCCTGGTGGTCCTGGGGCTCACTGCGCTCAGGCTACGCCGTGTCCCGGCGACGACGTGACGGAGCTATGCTCCGGGCCCCCGAGCCCATGTCGACCCCCAAGCTCACCCGATTCGCTTGGCTGTCCATCGCTGCGGCGGTGTTGACCATCGGGCTCAAGTTCGCCGCGTGGCAGGTCACGGGCTCGGTCGGCCTCCTGTCGGACGCCGCGGAGTCCATCGTCAACCTGGTGGCGGCCTGCACCGCGCTCTGGATGCTGACGCTGGCCGCCAGGCCCGCGGACGAGGACTACGCCCACGGCTACGGCAAGGCCGAGTACTTCGCGAGCGGCGTCGAGGGCGCGCTGATCCTGGTCGCTGCCGTCGCCATCGCCTGGGCAGCCGTGGATCGCCTGCTGAACCCCGCCCCCATCCAGCAGGCCGGCCTGGGGCTCGGAGTCTCGGTGGTCGCCTCGGTGATCAACCTCGCCGTGGCGCGCGTGCTGTTCAAGGCCGGCAAGCGCCACCACTCCATCGCGTTGGAGGCGGATGCGCATCACCTGATGACGGATGTCTGGACCTCGGCGGGGGTGCTGGTCGGCGTCGGGTTGGTGGCGCTCACCGG contains:
- a CDS encoding response regulator; the encoded protein is MLSDEMESERSSVLLVDDDDAVRGVYSRVLTSAGFNVFPASDGAGALELLERGAFDAVVSDISMPGMDGVQLLREVRRRDRDLPVILMTGGPTLETALRAIDYGVMKYLMKPVSSENITEAVRRAVRLYHLGRAKREALRALGTMTGEASDRAGLETSFDRALDSLWMAFQPIVSAADRQVFAYEALLRSEEPTLPHPVLWMIWERGTPASPVSFRWSRTS
- a CDS encoding EAL domain-containing protein, yielding MDDLGAGYAGLASFVQMEPDFVKLDMSLIRGLHQSSLKRRLVRSMTSLCQEMGLGVIAEGVETPEERDSLVDLGLDLLQGYHFSKPARPFAQANW
- a CDS encoding response regulator, with the translated sequence MSEVDDPAAAASDAIASDLRLLFESSPDVLLVLLPDAPRFTMVAATDARLAATQTTREKTMGRPLFEVFPDNPDDPEATGASNLRASLERALATRAPDTMAVQRYDIRGPDGTFQTKYWSPKNIPVLSRSGEVLYILHRVEDVTNLVEATELGQVLRDKTQAMEREVIKRSQELAAANRELRDANVKLGELDAAKTAFFSNVSHEFRTPLTLMLGPIEDALRRESTLGGEPLRAVHRSAVRLLRLVNSLLDFSRIEAGRLDARFEATDLAALTAGLAGAFQSLIESAGLSLVVDCPSLRQPVFVDRSQWERVVSNLLSNAFKFTLEGEIAVRLREHGDRVDLVVSDTGTGIPEDEQKRVFERFHRVENSHGRSFEGTGIGLALVREIVSLHGGSIRVESAVGRGSTFTVSIPLGSAHLPKDRIVVASDTDESARGGVATPFVLEASQWIPADARAASPEQPAAEPSPADRERILVVDDNADMRNYIVSLLSPHWTVDTAADGEAALAQIGTAVPNLVLSDVMMPRMGGFALLRALRAIPATRPIPVILLSARAGEEAVVEGLEAGADDYLLKPFSARELLTRVRAHLDAARSRTSVLRASETRFRRLAESGIIGVTVSDADGRILEANDAFLGMTGCSREQLLAGEVVWELLAPAGRDASAGARASEAEYRCKDGRRVPVLVALAPLENGEYISIALDLSERKRLEEQFRQAQKMEAVGRLAGGIAHDFNNMLSVILSYAEMIGADLDADEPLRADVEQISAAAVRATELTRQLLAFSRQQVLEPKVLSLNNIVAGMEKMLRRLLGADITLTVLPESGLWNVEADPGQIEQIVMNLAVNARDAMPQGGKLTIRTANVELDADYAAVHHDVQPGAYVMLAASDTGIGIDAATQARIFEPFFTTKEKGKGTGLGLATVFGIVKQSRGHIWVYSEPGEGATFKVYFPRVSGAEAVSSNRPPLASLHGDETILLVEDDAQVRTLARSILRRHGYVVLEAANGGEALLICEQHGAKIDLLLTDVVLPLMSGRQIAERLRAMRPGLKVLFMSGYTDDAILQHGILDSGVAYLQKPLTPASLTRKVREVIERNNGNGNR
- a CDS encoding FAD:protein FMN transferase produces the protein MLSVECRAMGSRVFVALDAEPELAPRFDLPGWFAERERCSSRFRSDSELCRLNAESGGWVAVSAPLFAEIAAALGAARWSAGLSTPTVLEALERAGYDRSFDQLAPADRARVDGEPAPSFEEIQLDADRSRVFLPRGVRLDLGGTAKGRAADELCASLGTAAPALVDAGGDIAVSAARADGSPWPVGVASPLDDDECLATLALSRGGVATSGRDHRRWPTARGDAHHLIDPRTGRPAETDVLSATVVGSSAARADVAAKVLLIAGSAAGLAWLEREPDLAALLVLEGGATRQSSRWDRHLWSTT
- a CDS encoding cation transporter, whose protein sequence is MSTPKLTRFAWLSIAAAVLTIGLKFAAWQVTGSVGLLSDAAESIVNLVAACTALWMLTLAARPADEDYAHGYGKAEYFASGVEGALILVAAVAIAWAAVDRLLNPAPIQQAGLGLGVSVVASVINLAVARVLFKAGKRHHSIALEADAHHLMTDVWTSAGVLVGVGLVALTGWERLDPLVAIAVALNIVWSGIQLIRRSARGLLDASLVPSEQGAVRQVLDRYTGPEVHFHALRTRQAGARRFVSMHVLVPGDWTVDRGHRLLEQIERDVRAVVPNANVLTHLESLDDPRSFDDEELDRREG